The proteins below are encoded in one region of Aquisphaera giovannonii:
- a CDS encoding ATP-dependent 6-phosphofructokinase translates to MPAQEDFAIKTLGPCTRPSPLSRLHDVGFVEDDARILYQHKCGAGAADWGGLCFEEAGPRASIYFDPAKTTAAVVTCGGLSPGLNNVIRSVYCELAYNYLVPRVLGVRNGYMGLNPDSGLRMVELTPAFVDNIHYLGGTVLGSSRGSQEVGVIVDTLVRDEIDILFCVGGDGTQRGAAAISDEVERRGLKKAVVGIPKTIDNDLHYVYKSFGYDTALEKAEEVLRGAHVEARCAPNGIGLVKLMGRNAGFIAAGAALASQDANFVLIPEIPFRLEGEDGFLTELERRVLSKGHALVVVAEGAGQDLFTPSDTRRDASGNVLHDDIGILIRDHCHAHFKDRGIAINLKYIDPSYYIRSTPANAGDRILSDQMARMAVHAAMAGKTDTLIGYWHNELVHVPIRTAIAEKRQLDLTSDLWTAVMRSTGQPVWRV, encoded by the coding sequence ATGCCAGCCCAGGAAGACTTCGCGATCAAGACGCTCGGTCCTTGCACCCGCCCTTCGCCGCTCTCCCGGCTCCACGACGTGGGCTTCGTGGAGGACGACGCGAGGATCCTCTACCAGCACAAGTGCGGCGCCGGCGCCGCCGACTGGGGGGGCCTCTGCTTCGAGGAGGCGGGGCCCCGCGCTTCGATCTACTTCGATCCCGCGAAGACCACGGCGGCGGTCGTCACCTGCGGCGGCCTCTCGCCGGGCCTCAACAACGTGATCCGATCGGTCTACTGCGAGCTCGCCTACAACTACCTGGTGCCGCGTGTCCTGGGCGTGCGCAACGGCTACATGGGCCTGAATCCCGACAGCGGGCTGAGGATGGTCGAGCTGACCCCCGCGTTCGTCGACAACATCCACTACCTGGGCGGGACCGTCCTGGGCAGCTCGCGAGGGAGCCAGGAGGTCGGGGTCATCGTCGACACGCTCGTCCGCGACGAGATCGACATCCTGTTCTGCGTGGGGGGCGACGGCACCCAGCGAGGCGCCGCGGCCATTTCCGACGAAGTGGAGCGGAGGGGCCTGAAGAAGGCCGTCGTCGGCATCCCCAAGACGATCGACAACGACCTGCATTACGTCTACAAGTCCTTCGGCTACGACACGGCGCTGGAGAAGGCCGAGGAGGTCCTGCGGGGTGCCCACGTCGAGGCCCGCTGCGCCCCGAACGGCATCGGCCTGGTGAAGTTGATGGGCCGCAATGCGGGATTCATCGCGGCCGGTGCGGCGCTGGCGAGCCAGGACGCGAATTTCGTCCTGATCCCGGAGATCCCTTTCCGACTCGAAGGCGAGGATGGTTTCCTCACCGAGCTCGAGCGGCGCGTGCTCTCGAAGGGACATGCGCTGGTGGTCGTCGCGGAAGGGGCCGGCCAGGACCTCTTCACGCCCAGCGACACCCGCCGGGACGCTTCCGGGAACGTCCTCCACGACGACATAGGCATCCTGATACGCGACCACTGCCACGCGCACTTCAAGGATCGCGGCATCGCCATCAATCTCAAGTACATCGACCCGAGCTACTACATCCGGAGCACGCCCGCCAACGCGGGCGACCGGATCCTCAGCGATCAGATGGCTCGCATGGCGGTCCATGCGGCGATGGCGGGCAAGACCGACACCCTCATCGGATACTGGCACAACGAGCTGGTGCACGTCCCGATCCGGACTGCGATCGCGGAGAAACGCCAATTGGACCTGACGAGCGACCTTTGGACCGCCGTGATGCGGTCCACGGGCCAGCCCGTCTGGCGTGTGTAA
- the purH gene encoding bifunctional phosphoribosylaminoimidazolecarboxamide formyltransferase/IMP cyclohydrolase codes for MSNTEHAGEGLVAIRRAILSVSDKAGLVELARALSSRGVVLLASGGTHSAIAGAGLPVTEVADYTGQAEILGGRVKTLHPRIHGGILARRNVEEDLSVLAAQGIEPIDLVVVNLYPFAATIARPQTTFEEAVENIDIGGPSLIRGAAKNHDHVAVLTSPLQYERFLGEYLTAGGTTLATRRRLALEAYRSTGQYDEAIADYLEGAFADDKPAGDLPSGLAVRFPLKLALRYGENPHQRAGFYADSSATGPNLATASVRHGKELSYNNLLDLDSALKLIRMFDEPAACVLKHNNPCGAAVGQDLESAFERAYEGDPVSAFGGIVGLNRTVDLPTAKRMCAPGRFLEAVLAPGFEADAFEWLTTKPTWKNSVRLIDLGGPIGPGSAAPSGFDLRRIEGGMLLQDWDLVEHDPAGGRVATKRAPDDREKRDLAFAWRVCAMVKSNAIVVAKDGQLLGVGAGQMSRVDSVRIAVSKAGERAAGAVLASDAFFPFRDGPDIAAASGVSAIIQPGGSRRDDETVTACDEHGMAMVLTGRRHFRH; via the coding sequence ATGTCGAACACAGAACACGCCGGCGAAGGGCTGGTGGCCATCCGACGGGCGATCCTGAGCGTCTCGGACAAGGCCGGGCTCGTGGAACTCGCTCGTGCCCTGTCCTCCCGCGGGGTCGTCCTGCTGGCGAGCGGCGGCACGCACTCCGCGATCGCCGGCGCCGGCCTCCCCGTCACGGAGGTCGCCGACTACACGGGCCAGGCGGAGATCCTCGGCGGCCGGGTCAAGACGCTCCATCCCAGGATCCACGGCGGCATCCTGGCGCGGCGAAACGTGGAGGAAGACCTGTCCGTCCTCGCCGCGCAGGGCATCGAGCCGATCGACCTCGTCGTGGTGAATCTCTATCCGTTCGCCGCGACGATCGCCAGGCCGCAGACGACCTTCGAGGAGGCCGTCGAGAATATCGACATCGGCGGCCCGTCCCTGATCCGAGGGGCGGCCAAGAACCACGACCACGTCGCGGTGCTGACGAGCCCGTTGCAGTATGAGCGCTTCCTGGGCGAGTACCTCACCGCGGGCGGCACGACCCTCGCGACCCGGAGAAGGCTCGCGCTGGAGGCTTACCGATCCACGGGCCAGTACGACGAGGCCATCGCCGACTATCTCGAGGGGGCCTTCGCGGACGACAAGCCGGCGGGGGACCTCCCGTCGGGGCTGGCCGTCCGCTTCCCGCTGAAGTTGGCACTCCGGTACGGCGAGAATCCTCACCAGCGCGCGGGATTCTACGCCGACTCGTCGGCGACCGGGCCCAACCTGGCCACCGCCAGCGTCCGGCACGGCAAGGAGCTTTCCTACAACAACCTGCTGGACCTGGACAGCGCGCTGAAGCTGATCCGCATGTTCGACGAGCCCGCCGCCTGCGTCCTGAAGCACAACAACCCCTGCGGCGCGGCGGTCGGCCAGGACCTGGAGTCGGCCTTCGAGCGGGCGTACGAGGGAGACCCGGTGAGTGCTTTCGGCGGCATCGTCGGGCTCAACCGGACCGTGGACCTGCCCACGGCGAAGCGGATGTGCGCGCCGGGCCGCTTCCTGGAGGCGGTTCTGGCCCCCGGATTCGAGGCCGATGCCTTCGAGTGGCTGACGACCAAGCCAACCTGGAAGAATAGCGTCCGCCTCATCGACCTCGGAGGGCCCATCGGACCCGGCTCCGCGGCGCCCTCGGGCTTCGACCTGAGGAGGATCGAGGGGGGTATGCTGCTGCAGGATTGGGACCTCGTGGAGCACGACCCCGCGGGCGGCCGGGTCGCCACGAAGCGGGCCCCCGACGACCGCGAGAAGCGAGACCTGGCCTTCGCCTGGCGCGTGTGCGCCATGGTGAAATCCAACGCCATCGTCGTCGCGAAGGACGGACAGCTCCTGGGCGTGGGGGCGGGGCAGATGAGCCGGGTGGACTCCGTGAGGATCGCCGTGTCCAAGGCCGGCGAGCGTGCCGCGGGCGCGGTGCTCGCCTCGGACGCCTTCTTCCCCTTCCGGGACGGTCCCGACATCGCCGCGGCGTCCGGGGTCTCCGCCATCATCCAGCCCGGCGGCTCTCGGCGGGATGACGAGACGGTCACCGCCTGCGACGAGCACGGCATGGCCATGGTGCTCACGGGCAGGCGTCATTTCCGCCATTGA
- a CDS encoding outer membrane protein assembly factor BamB family protein: MSCRRVAVLAFALLSLGSTAVRAQIPYTRDMIPTRTQLARVGLERQWIAVVALSETERVLRVSRSADLIFAQTNNGGLHAFDAETGKLRWTASLGGYTPFARPISSNSYAVFGTVGETLIGFDKNKGRVIWRLSLGAIPTSGTVADEDRVLVGTAEGRLNAYSLRSRDAKGNPTIRTKPGMEWGWQTSGPVDTLPLMAQHVVAFGSTDGRVYVVLNDQQITLYRIRTGGKIGDGLGAYGTRTLLIPSADKNLYAVDLLTAQNQWVFPSGSPILQSPLVAGEDILTINEAGVLSSLEPATGTPKWSIPTPEATLLSLSPTRVYLRSTNQDLIVVDRTAGKLLADAAATRQRAGLNLRDFELSMLNRYDDRLCLGTSSGIVVCLREIGATEPKLLRDPKALPFGYIPPEGLKKPPAPAATTEPGAEGKESENKDSAGDAAADPAAKPDAEPKPDADAPEAEKSESEKP, encoded by the coding sequence ATGTCCTGCCGACGCGTCGCGGTCCTGGCGTTCGCGCTGCTGAGCCTTGGCTCGACCGCGGTCCGTGCCCAGATCCCTTACACGAGGGACATGATCCCCACCAGGACGCAGCTCGCCCGCGTCGGGCTGGAGAGGCAGTGGATCGCCGTGGTGGCGCTCTCCGAGACGGAGCGTGTCCTGCGGGTGAGCCGGAGCGCCGACCTCATTTTCGCGCAGACCAACAATGGCGGCCTGCACGCGTTCGACGCCGAGACGGGGAAGCTGAGGTGGACGGCGAGCCTGGGGGGCTACACCCCATTCGCCCGGCCGATCTCCTCCAACTCGTACGCGGTCTTCGGCACGGTCGGCGAGACGCTGATCGGCTTCGACAAGAACAAGGGCAGGGTCATCTGGAGGCTATCCCTGGGTGCGATCCCCACGTCCGGCACGGTGGCGGATGAGGACCGAGTGCTCGTCGGCACGGCGGAAGGACGCCTGAACGCGTACAGCCTGCGGTCCCGGGATGCCAAGGGCAACCCGACGATCCGGACCAAGCCGGGCATGGAATGGGGCTGGCAGACCAGCGGCCCGGTCGACACGCTGCCGCTGATGGCCCAGCATGTCGTGGCCTTCGGGTCGACAGACGGGCGGGTCTACGTGGTGCTCAACGATCAGCAGATCACCCTCTACCGGATCCGGACCGGGGGCAAGATCGGCGACGGCCTCGGCGCGTACGGGACCCGCACGCTCCTCATCCCTTCGGCGGACAAGAACCTGTACGCCGTGGACCTGTTGACGGCGCAGAATCAGTGGGTCTTCCCCTCGGGCTCGCCCATCCTCCAGTCCCCCTTGGTCGCGGGGGAGGACATCCTGACCATCAACGAGGCCGGCGTCCTGAGTTCGCTGGAGCCCGCGACCGGGACGCCGAAGTGGAGCATCCCCACTCCGGAAGCGACCCTCCTCTCCCTCAGCCCGACACGCGTCTACCTCCGATCCACGAATCAGGACCTGATCGTGGTCGATCGGACGGCCGGCAAATTGCTCGCCGATGCGGCGGCGACGCGTCAGCGGGCCGGCCTGAATCTGCGCGATTTCGAGCTCTCGATGCTGAACCGGTACGACGACCGTCTCTGCCTGGGCACCAGCTCGGGGATCGTCGTCTGCCTCCGGGAGATCGGCGCCACCGAGCCGAAGCTCCTGCGAGATCCCAAGGCCTTGCCGTTCGGGTATATCCCGCCGGAGGGGCTGAAGAAGCCCCCAGCGCCCGCCGCGACCACGGAACCGGGCGCCGAGGGCAAGGAATCCGAGAACAAGGACAGCGCGGGCGACGCCGCGGCGGACCCGGCAGCGAAGCCCGATGCCGAGCCGAAGCCCGACGCCGACGCCCCCGAGGCGGAGAAATCCGAGTCCGAGAAGCCCTAG